Part of the Stigmatopora argus isolate UIUO_Sarg chromosome 3, RoL_Sarg_1.0, whole genome shotgun sequence genome, CACTGCCACTGGCAGAACCTGATCCCGATTCAACAAAACCAGATCCCGATTCAACAAAACCAGATCCCGATTCGACAAAACCAGATCCCAATCCCGATGCGCTGCCAGAGTCTCCCGAGGTAAAAATGGCACTTCCCCCCTCTGCTCCTTGTGGATCACCGGAAGCGGAATGGTCTCCAGACAGGATGTCTGTGTGGCCACTGAAGGTGATGTCCAGTCCTGAACCAGAGGCTCCGCTCCCACTGGTGGTACTGGACTCTCCAGAGCCCTCCCCACTGGCCGAATGATCTCCAGATCCAGAGGCCTGTCCAGAGGCCTCCCCACTGGCCGAATGATCACCAGAGCCAGAGGCAGATCCGTCGACTTGGACTAGAGATTGAAACGCAGAAGAAAAATGTATTGGCAACGGAATTTGATTGAACTTTTTGGAAGGGTCTTACCAGTCGGTATGGTCAGCTGGGTCGAAGTGTTTGTCATCTGGATGACTTCGTCTATTTGCGTGATGTTTGCACGAATTTCAGTTTCATTGTAGCTCATGGTAGGTTCAACTGAAAGCAAATACGAAAAGACCACGTAAGGCTTTGAAAAGGTCTTTCAGAGGGAACTACAGGAGGAGGAGTCTTACAAGTGGGAATGGCATAATTCACTGCGACTGTTGTCTTGCTGACGACATCTACTGTCAGTAATTTATCAAAAATGGATTCGGTCTCGGCATCAGTGGTCCTCGTTTCAGCTGTAGAACAGAATCCAGGGAATTAAGCGAAAGCCCAAAGAGGCGTTCGGTGACGCCGTTTCCCACCTTTGAAACAATAGGCGTCGTAACGCGAGTGCTGGTCGGGAAAGCCCGTCTGGTTGGGGAAGGCGTGGATGATGTGCACGCCCACCTGACCGCCACCACAGTGGGACCGGGAGGTTGTGATGGGATAGCGCACGCTGCGGTCCATCAGCCAGCCCGGCCGGCACTTGTCGAGGCCTCGCTTCCACGCGGCGTACATCTGGCCGGTGGTGGCCAACGTGGTGTTGAGTTTCTCGCAGTGCTGCACGGCCTCCTCGAAAGAGAAGCTGTCATAGTCGCTGGTGTAGAAAACCTCGCCTTGGAGAGGGAAAGGAACATCCAACCGTTGACGTCCGGGACGCTAAAACATACTTAAGTTTCACGTCGGAGCAGTTCTGACCTTGCAGACGTTCGACGTAACAAAAAACATCGTAACGCTCAAAGTCCGGCCTCACGCCGTAGGATCGGACTCCAGGGAGGTGCAGAAGATTACCCGCACAATTGTCCCGGGGTGACACGATGGGATATCTGAAGATGAGAGATTTGTTACTTAAGGGTGGAACGATTCATGCAGATGTAAGAACCGTTTCGGTTTTGCATGCTCCGTTCCGTTCAGATTTTGAATTGAATCAATTGAAGGCCCTCAAATTGAATTGCAGAATATCGTAGAATTGTCCAAAGAAtcgaaatgacattttaatggaCCATCACACCCCGACGGTTGATTAATATCCACTTCCAATTGGAAACGTGCCAGGATACCTGACGCTCTGATCGCCAAGCCAACCGGCGTCACATTGGTGAAGGCCTTGCTCAAAAGCCGCCTGCAGCTGCAGGGGGCTGGCGATGACCGCTCCGATTCCCTTGCAGGCTCGTTGGGCTTCCAGAAAGGTCAGAGTGTAGCGGCCAGTGATGGGTCGGTAGTGGAAAACCACGCCTATGGAGGATTGGAGGCCAAAAAAATCAAGTGGAGCGCTTGCCATTGGAGAAGGACATTAAGTGTAGAGTTTTACCGCTGGGGGCCATGACGGCGTCGGTAAATGGAGGCCAGATGGGTCTGGTGAGGATGTCCACACCTCCACGTTTAATCTCTTCACCTCCTGGCGTGGTGGTGAAGCTGGGATGAACTCCGGGGGCCGGCGTTATGCTCATTATGTCTGGGAAAGGAGTGCTTCTTCCGGGAACGGCGCCTTCATCGTCGCTACCTGTAGATTCAGGACGAATTAGTCGGGTCAGTATTTCCCAGAATTGGAGTGTCGAGAGGGTTTCGTGCTTGGACAATgtcattttctatttaaaaatctgGATTACCTCGAAAGCAGATGGCGTCGTAACGGGTGCTCGGGAGGGGGTATCCCGTCTGGTTGGCGTGAAGGTAGACCGTCCTGACTCCGAGCAGTCCGCCTCCACACTGAGGTCTGGCAATGTTGATGGGGTATCGAACGCTCCTGTCGCGCAGCCAACCCGCGTTACACACGTCCATGCCGCCCCTCCAGGCCAGGTAAAGTTGTCCAGTGGTGGCGAGTACGGCGCCCAGTTTGGTGCACTGATCCTCGGCTTGGTCAAAAGTGAACTTCTCCACCGACATGGAGTAGAAGACTTTGCCTTGGAGGGGAGACCAGGTTTCGAATGAAGGAAGTTCTTTAGATTCAGCTGATTGGCTGCCGTGGATCAACTTACCTGCCATCTTCTCCGCAAAACAGTACACGTCGTAAGTCTCGTTGACGTCTCGAACTCCATAAGTTCTCACGCCAGGAAAGTCTTCCTTGTCGCCGTAACATTCCACCCGAGGATAATGAATAGGGTACCTTTTAAAAAGGACAGCAAATTGTCAAGTCAGTAAACTGGACTCTGAAGAGACAGTTTATGGAatacaattctggttgtgatgtcacaaccagaatttctgatgcattgttttgggaagGAATAACCATGAAAAAATACCAGATCTGAGTGTCAAATTGGTTttctacatctaaaatggttgaCTATTTCTGGTGGATGTTCTCAACTACCTGACAGTTTGATCAGAAAGCCATCCAGCATCACACTGATGGTATCCATCATCGTAAGCGGCCTGCAGTTGGGCTGGCGTGGCGATGGTGGCGCTGTTTTGGATGCAAGCCGCCTGGGCTTTCTCAAAAGTCAGGGTGTACCGGGTAGTGATGGCTCGGTAGTGAAACACGATACCTGTGAAGCATGACAAGAATATTTCGCAATGCTTTATAAACCTGGCGGGCCGCCAGTCTTCACTTATTcccttaaaacaaaaaaaagtagtgCCACAAAAGTAACAATTTGAAGTGAACAGGATTTAAACTGGAGGTCAACTGatcctaattaaaaaaaaaatcatgtcaacttgatatatttatgttttatgaattgtcattttttaatctcatGTTTGCAAGCCATACCCTGAACCTGGAGTTCCACGGTGTCGTAATTGTCCTCGATGCCCTCCATGACCTCGCAGCGGTAAGCTCCCGAGTCTTTGGACCTCAGCTCCGTTATCTCCAGGCTAGCGTCCGTGGGCACCAGCGGGTAGTTGACCATGGTCACTTTGTCCAAGTACTCCGGCTCGATGTGGACTTTCCCCTCCGACGCCACCAGGATGGTGCTGATGTTCTCCTTGGTGATGAAGGTCCACTTGATCCTATGGGAGAGCGGCGTCGCCGTCGGGGCGCCGAGGTCGCCGGCGCCGTTGTCCTGGAAGTAGCAGGGGACTACCACCTTCCCGCCCAGCAGGGGGCGGAGCGCCACCTCCAGGGGGATGCTGACACGCAGTTTGCCATCCAAGCCTGCCAGGACCAACACGGCCATTTGCTTGTGAGTACTTTTTATGATTGCTTTTTCATTTCTTAGGGTTTCCTTTTCTGAACATTTTATTTCTGATACTTTGATAGCTGACATCTTTTTAGCTAAGCTACGCTAAAGCATGTGTCATATTCACACCGATATTGGTATTAGAATGTTTTGGTGGCGTATCACTACCAAGATGAATAATTATAATTACATCATTGGTATTAGGTAGTAAGTACTAAAAATTAATGTAGGGATGTTGCGCAatatggacttttcaagagCTAGTTAGCTTTGTGGTCTTTTTTCAAAACAACCGCTGATTGCCTCTAAAAAAGAAGAGCTCGGCATGGCATCCAATTATTGCTCAACTGGGAATTTTAAGGTGTTTATTATGAGTAGAGATCCTATCCATTTGAAGTAGGCgtcaaaaaagtcaaaataattgTCAGTTTGATTAAACGTTTTGGGCTTTAGCCATGATAGCATTTAGAGTCAACTTGAGTGCTCGTGAACGTACCGTCATGGTGTTGAAATGATGTGGTAGCCCACGCAAGGGGCAACGATACACACAGCAGAAGCAAGAAAACCATCgttacctgaaaaaaaaaattgcaaaaatgtcaatattgttTACCAGAAATTTTTGTTCAGACTGGGAACGGGTCATTTTGCATACTCTCCATAGTAatggaatatatattttctcgtttctttaaaaaaaaaaaaaaaacttcaataagAAAAATTGTAATACACTAAAAAAAGGAATAGGAATAAATTCATAAATTCAAATAAGTGTGGCATAAGTAAAATGGTATTTTGCTTTGggaattttctctttgtttcatGAACTCGCTTTCAGCCCCTCCCttccagttaaaaaggattggtCGTCTATTCCCGTCGATCAGCGTTTTCAATATTAATCCAGCTATTccactaactaccacaacacattctccccccaaaaataaaaataaataacaacacaaAACTTGGACTCGGTTCAGTTGAGTTCACTTAAATCGGACTACATCAAAGCATATgtccaaaaatgtaaatgttgcaGTAGcttacaataataaataataaaccccTGCTCTATAATCCCATTCATTTTGCCCAAATGGTCGTATTGCAAACTCTAATTCGTTTGGACAAAGCGCCAAGTGTTGAACTGAATAAGTGTCTTTAGTCGCACCCGCGCTGACTGCTTCAGGATACCCGCACGTTTGCTGGGCTTTTTCAGAATGGAAATATGACATCATTTGGAAGGCCCAAACAGCGGGAGCTTCTGTGTCGCCGCCGGGGCACAGCAAACGTCCAGAGTGCCTCAAATAAATCCAGACTAAGTCACATTTGCGCCACTTTAATCCATTCGCGGCAGGCATGTTGAATGGAGAACGTCATTTCTCACTTTACGACTAATGCATCCTAATATAAAAGTCATTCAACCTGTCGCCATATGGAATTTACATTATGAGACGTACTGCAATTTGCATTTATTATTCAGGAATGGTGGTCAATTTTGCGGAAAACTGTTCAAATGTGTACAAAAATGTATTCTGTATTtgatattttcttcatttttccaaatgagtcattcatttgttttccctaAGCCTCAGGAGGggcgcaggggtgctggagcctatcccatctaactatgggcagcaagtgggggacaccctgaatcagttgcCAGATAATTTTTCAAACAATTTTTCTATTGATTATATTAATAGCTTTCATAAGAGTCATAGAGGTTGTaggcattatttttttcatttaaaaaaaaaaaaataaatagtacatttttattgattatatcAAACAAGGGAATAATAATTACCTTCGTGATCTTaatatatttctaaaaaaatCAGTCCTGTTTGTAGGCGTTCATATTTTCGATTTTCTTAAATTCGTGTTTtctacatatattcatatagtCAAGCGAAATGTAATGCCAAGTGTATCCCGAAGAGGGCGCCGTGCTCTAAGGATCGCTTTCCAACTGTACTGACGCAGCAAGGTGACTATTAATTGTGTCATACAGTGCGGAGGAAGAGTTGGACCAATATTTGTCTTTCTGTCTCAGCAAGCAAAATATTACACTGTGTATTTCGAACCAGACGAATGCCGATGATGTCACTTTTCCTTTGACACCTTTTCACTATTTTGGTGTTGTtaaagacatccaatccattggaagcgTCGCCTGGTGCTAGCACCCCCCctccccttgtgaggataagcggttcagaaaatgaatatcatGCCTGTCAAGTTGTAcgtttttctgtattttatacgggttttgatcatttcaaatcgtaatttttttcccaagtaCATTTTAtggtaaaaccgatctcgttttaccatCTCGGCTCTAATCTGGACCGTCTCGGCCAATGGTAGccgacgaaaacgtcatcgccaactgctaatattgtcatgcttatGCGCATTATATGCACACACGCATCCCTATCACCCACCTGCCTATtcagtatataaatatagcgcgttagcaagcaatgtacaTAGACAGTCGTACAGGGACAtccacagaatcttgaatttagtgcatactgattgggtaccccatccactttggagaaaattttagactcaAGTGCGCCCAATATGAGTAaaaatgtgccacgttgcatttgtatgttttttttatcgcttaaggggaattgtaatcattaatatTGGCTGAGATTGAGaggtatcatacctgtcaacctctgccgataactgcccttataaatgattatgattccccttacaaaccccccaaaaaccttacaaacaccgtactcgtacggtgtttgtaaggtttttggggggtttgtaaggggaatcataatcatttataagggcagttatcggcagaggttgacaggtatgaggtatggaatatatatatatatatttttttttttttttttcccccaatgctTTTTGCTATATAGATATTTGTTTAATGTACATTCAGACATGAAGCGGTAAATAACACTCTTGCCTGCGATATCTCCAATTTCGAAAAAGCGTCGCCTTCAAAAAGTCAGCCGCCCAATTACAAAAGCCTTTCCTACTCGCAACTCATCAAAAATCATCGCGTCTAAATGGAGCgtctctccacagtggcttcaTTCATTTGAGAGGGGCCAAGGTGCCGCTCCCCTCATCGGTCACTGCGGTATGTTCCGTTCGCAGCCCAGGCGACGGGGCCATGAGGCCTTGGTTTGTTCGTGCTCTGGACAGGGGCAgggcttttttttgggggggtgctcACCCTGCCAAGGTAAACACAAGggccaggcaaaaaaaaaccttcagagTCTCTCATTGGTAGAACAGAGCGGACATTGATGCGGACACACACAGTGGGGATGTGTGGCAACGTGCGTCTAATGCTAGGAAATAtacacgagtgtgtgtgtgtgtgtgtggatactGTAAGGCTTGTTTGAGAACACACACACTCTTGTacagccccccccaa contains:
- the acanb gene encoding brevican core protein isoform X1, whose amino-acid sequence is MVFLLLLCVSLPLAWATTSFQHHDGLDGKLRVSIPLEVALRPLLGGKVVVPCYFQDNGAGDLGAPTATPLSHRIKWTFITKENISTILVASEGKVHIEPEYLDKVTMVNYPLVPTDASLEITELRSKDSGAYRCEVMEGIEDNYDTVELQVQGIVFHYRAITTRYTLTFEKAQAACIQNSATIATPAQLQAAYDDGYHQCDAGWLSDQTVRYPIHYPRVECYGDKEDFPGVRTYGVRDVNETYDVYCFAEKMAGKVFYSMSVEKFTFDQAEDQCTKLGAVLATTGQLYLAWRGGMDVCNAGWLRDRSVRYPINIARPQCGGGLLGVRTVYLHANQTGYPLPSTRYDAICFRGSDDEGAVPGRSTPFPDIMSITPAPGVHPSFTTTPGGEEIKRGGVDILTRPIWPPFTDAVMAPSGVVFHYRPITGRYTLTFLEAQRACKGIGAVIASPLQLQAAFEQGLHQCDAGWLGDQSVRYPIVSPRDNCAGNLLHLPGVRSYGVRPDFERYDVFCYVERLQGEVFYTSDYDSFSFEEAVQHCEKLNTTLATTGQMYAAWKRGLDKCRPGWLMDRSVRYPITTSRSHCGGGQVGVHIIHAFPNQTGFPDQHSRYDAYCFKAETRTTDAETESIFDKLLTVDVVSKTTVAVNYAIPTFEPTMSYNETEIRANITQIDEVIQMTNTSTQLTIPTVQVDGSASGSGDHSASGEASGQASGSGDHSASGEGSGESSTTSGSGASGSGLDITFSGHTDILSGDHSASGDPQGAEGGSAIFTSGDSGSASGLGSGFVESGSGFVESGSGFVESGSGSASGSGDISGSGGDILISVLDGKEKELVIPKLTEQELGSGVLWTSGMSGSGILSGSGDIFGSGSISGSGILSGSGDMSGSGDMSGSGSGISGINFTDNVAIDLTIHHSGEQELFGSTEMSGSGFMSGSGSLSGSGIMSGSGDMFGSGSGISGIKFTDNVGIDLTIHHSGEQELSGSTEMSGSGFMSGSGSLSGSGSGFPAIIFTDNGAIDLTIEQSGEQELYGSAEISGSGSISGSGFLSGSGSVSGSGFLSGSGIDAFSGISFTDHRVVDLTVQISGEQELSGYHPDSSGYHSGSPSGFPSGFPSGVSGSGSASGQPFQTDAGVIFLTNDRIKEVTISSQEHQTEEGRGVVEISGQESGSGIPLEISSGDKPSAAGISVAFPHGSTVTYPDNNGASGYEEEATVLAVTPEVADVTPTTAPSISLATPPTAERPEVQDAVHSCPEGWLEFMGSCYLHFTDRHTWADAEQRCQELDAHLVSVGSEEEQHFLNSKGQDYEWIGLNDKEVQNEFRWTDGSALTYENWRPNQPDNYFNSGEDCVVMIGHEGGQWNDVPCNYYLPFSCKTKPAGCTAPPEVEHGSPMGLIRDSYAVNSKVRYQCQAGYTQRHLPVIRCMENGQWEKPQVECIETDGGNRLHKRSVKNRSRGVDSRREHRKTL
- the acanb gene encoding brevican core protein isoform X2, which produces MVFLLLLCVSLPLAWATTSFQHHDGLDGKLRVSIPLEVALRPLLGGKVVVPCYFQDNGAGDLGAPTATPLSHRIKWTFITKENISTILVASEGKVHIEPEYLDKVTMVNYPLVPTDASLEITELRSKDSGAYRCEVMEGIEDNYDTVELQVQGIVFHYRAITTRYTLTFEKAQAACIQNSATIATPAQLQAAYDDGYHQCDAGWLSDQTVRYPIHYPRVECYGDKEDFPGVRTYGVRDVNETYDVYCFAEKMAGKVFYSMSVEKFTFDQAEDQCTKLGAVLATTGQLYLAWRGGMDVCNAGWLRDRSVRYPINIARPQCGGGLLGVRTVYLHANQTGYPLPSTRYDAICFRGSDDEGAVPGRSTPFPDIMSITPAPGVHPSFTTTPGGEEIKRGGVDILTRPIWPPFTDAVMAPSGVVFHYRPITGRYTLTFLEAQRACKGIGAVIASPLQLQAAFEQGLHQCDAGWLGDQSVRYPIVSPRDNCAGNLLHLPGVRSYGVRPDFERYDVFCYVERLQGEVFYTSDYDSFSFEEAVQHCEKLNTTLATTGQMYAAWKRGLDKCRPGWLMDRSVRYPITTSRSHCGGGQVGVHIIHAFPNQTGFPDQHSRYDAYCFKAETRTTDAETESIFDKLLTVDVVSKTTVAVNYAIPTFEPTMSYNETEIRANITQIDEVIQMTNTSTQLTIPTVQVDGSASGSGDHSASGEASGQASGSGDHSASGEGSGESSTTSGSGASGSGLDITFSGHTDILSGDHSASGDPQGAEGGSAIFTSGDSGSASGLGSGFVESGSGFVESGSGFVESGSGSASGSGDISGSGGDILISVLDGKEKELVIPKLTEQELGSGVLWTSGMSGSGILSGSGDIFGSGSISGSGILSGSGDMSGSGDMSGSGSGISGINFTDNVAIDLTIHHSGEQELFGSTEMSGSGFMSGSGSLSGSGIMSGSGDMFGSGSGISGIKFTDNVGIDLTIHHSGEQELSGSTEMSGSGFMSGSGSLSGSGSGFPAIIFTDNGAIDLTIEQSGEQELYGSAEISGSGSISGSGFLSGSGSVSGSGFLSGSGIDAFSGISFTDHRVVDLTVQISGEQELSGYHPDSSGYHSGSPSGFPSGFPSGVSGSGSASGQPFQTDAGVIFLTNDRIKEVTISSQEHQTEEGRGVVEISGQESGSGIPLEISSGDKPSAAGISVAFPHGSTVTYPDNNGASGYEEEATVLAVTPEVADVTPTTAPSISLATPPTAERPEVQDAVHSCPEGWLEFMGSCYLHFTDRHTWADAEQRCQELDAHLVSVGSEEEQHFLNSKGQDYEWIGLNDKEVQNEFRWTDGSALTYENWRPNQPDNYFNSGEDCVVMIGHEGGQWNDVPCNYYLPFSCKTKPAGCTAPPEVEHGSPMGLIRDSYAVNSKVRYQCQAGYTQRHLPVIRCMENGQWEKPQVECIENGGNRLHKRSVKNRSRGVDSRREHRKTL